In Pseudophryne corroboree isolate aPseCor3 chromosome 3, aPseCor3.hap2, whole genome shotgun sequence, a genomic segment contains:
- the FZD2 gene encoding frizzled-2: MQGVRTATLFQFLCSLLAICILATAQLHGEKGISVPEHGFCQPISIPLCTDIAYNQTIMPNLLGHTNQEDAGLEVHQFYPLVKVQCSSELRFFLCSMYAPVCTVLEQAIPPCRSICERARHGCEALMNKFGFQWPERLRCENFPRHGAEQICVGQNHSEDAGPITTRPPQHGTPEPAIYATPDRPFHCPRVLKVPSYLNYRFLGEKDCAAPCEPSKNDGFMFFSQEEIRFARVWILIWSVLCCASTFFTVTTYLVDMQRFRYPERPIIFLSGCYTMVSVAYIAGFVLGDKVVCNEGFSEDGYKTVVQGTKKEGCTILFMMLYFFSMASSIWWVILSLTWFLAAGMKWGHEAIEANSQYFHLAAWAVPAVKTITILAMGQIDGDLLSGVCFVGLNSIDPLRGFVLAPLFVYLFIGTSFLLAGFVSLFRIRTIMKHDGTKTEKLERLMVRIGVFSVLYTVPATIVIACYFYEQAFREHWERSWVSQNCKSLAIPCPLQYTPRMTPDFTVYMIKYLMTLIVGITSGFWIWSGKTLHSWRKFYTRLTNSKHGETTV, translated from the coding sequence ATGCAGGGTGTGCGGACAGCCACCCTTTTCCAATTCCTGTGCTCATTGCTTGCCATATGCATACTGGCCACTGCCCAACTCCATGGTGAAAAAGGTATCTCCGTGCCAGAGCATGGCTTCTGTCAGCCTATCTCCATTCCTCTGTGTACAGACATTGCCTATAACCAGACCATAATGCCCAACCTTTTAGGACACACCAACCAGGAGGATGCTGGCCTGGAGGTCCACCAGTTCTACCCATTAGTAAAGGTCCAGTGTTCTTCAGAACTGCGTTTCTTTCTATGTTCAATGTATGCCCCAGTATGCACAGTGTTGGAGCAAGCCATCCCTCCCTGCCGATCTATTTGTGAGCGTGCAAGGCATGGGTGTGAGGCCCTCATGAATAAGTTTGGCTTCCAATGGCCAGAGAGGTTAAGATGTGAGAACTTTCCTCGTCACGGTGCAGAGCAGATTTGTGTTGGGCAGAACCACTCAGAAGATGCCGGTCCAATAACTACTAGACCACCACAACATGGCACCCCTGAGCCAGCAATCTATGCCACACCTGATCGTCCCTTCCACTGTCCTCGGGTGCTGAAGGTACCCTCTTACCTGAACTACCGTTTTTTAGGAGAGAAGGACTGTGCTGCTCCATGTGAACCTTCTAAGAATGATGGTTTTATGTTCTTCAGTCAAGAAGAAATCCGTTTTGCTCGTGTTTGGATTCTGATTTGGTCTGTACTTTGCTGTGCCTCAACCTTCTTCACAGTGACTACTTATTTGGTTGACATGCAGAGGTTTCGTTATCCTGAAAGACCCATCATTTTCTTGTCTGGATGCTATACCATGGTGTCAGTGGCCTACATTGCAGGCTTTGTGCTTGGAGATAAAGTTGTTTGCAATGAGGGATTCTCAGAGGATGGATATAAAACTGTTGTGCAGGGTACCAAGAAGGAAGGTTGCACTATCCTTTTCATGATGCTTTACTTCTTCAGTATGGCAAGCTCCATCTGGTGGGTCATTCTATCTTTGACATGGTTTCTGGCTGCTGGCATGAAGTGGGGACATGAGGCAATAGAAGCAAACTCCCAGTACTTCCATCTGGCAGCATGGGCAGTGCCAGCTGTGAAGACCATTACCATCCTGGCCATGGGACAGATCGATGGAGATCTCCTCAGTGGAGTTTGCTTTGTGGGACTAAATAGTATTGATCCACTAAGGGGCTTTGTGCTGGCCCCTCTCTTTGTCTACCTCTTCATTGGAACCTCATTTCTCCTTGCTGGTTTTGTATCCCTCTTCAGAATTAGGACCATCATGAAGCATGATGGTACAAAGACAGAAAAGCTGGAGCGACTGATGGTGCGGATTGGTGTCTTCAGTGTTCTGTATACTGTACCTGCAACAATTGTCATTGCTTGTTACTTCTACGAGCAGGCCTTCAGAGAGCACTGGGAACGTAGCTGGGTGAGCCAGAATTGCAAGAGCCTAGCTATACCATGCCCTCTGCAATACACCCCTCGCATGACGCCAGACTTTACAGTCTACATGATTAAGTATCTAATGACCCTCATTGTTGGCATCACTTCAGGTTTCTGGATATGGTCAGGCAAAACCCTTCACTCATGGAGGAAGTTTTACACCAGGCTTACCAACAGCAAACATGGAGAAACAACTGTGTGA